One Lucilia cuprina isolate Lc7/37 chromosome 4, ASM2204524v1, whole genome shotgun sequence DNA segment encodes these proteins:
- the LOC124419660 gene encoding uncharacterized protein LOC124419660 translates to MEIVYIFKVFSLVLITIAKANEITKEENNEEPNVISSAEESVNNDETKDLRTEKLSRQSISLWPNIEQDQDLLLLEQVLQDIEGRGKSQRYKKLTKFMYPLFMGVLVAKIVLIPLILKMLTAISASALVMGKIALIATGFIALSSIFSHGLYDTKDRFELIYLPNGRPYRSTTGGFSLYDDQSWSDSNNQYAVVAPAAAGQQQKYIPVNLKPEFAYNSYRAAGELGGGGSGRVGNSINDLYYYSQHNYNNNNNNNDGKPFL, encoded by the exons atggaaattgtttatatttttaaagtgttttctttAGTGTTGATAACTATTGCAAAAGCTAATGAGATTACTAAGGAGGAGAATAATGAGGAACCGAATGTAATTAGTAGCGCGGAAGAAAGTGTTAATAATGATGAAACTAAAGACTTAAGAACGGAAAAGTTATCAAGACAAAGTATAAgtttatggccaaatattgaacaAGATCAGGATCTTTTGTTATTGGAGCAAGTTTTGCAGGATATTGAAG GTCGCGGCAAATCTCAACGCTACAAAAAACTCACAAAATTTATGTACCCTCTCTTCATGGGGGTGCTAGTGGCTAAAATTGTCTTAATACCACTGATACTTAAAATGTTAACCGCCATCTCGGCATCAGCTTTGGTAATGGGTAAAATTGCTTTAATTGCTACAGGATTCATTGCACTAAGTTCGATATTCTCACATGGTCTTTACGATACCAAAGATcgttttgaattaatttatcTGCCGAATGGAAGACCATATCGTTCTACGACCGGTGGGTTCTCACTCTATGATGATCAATCGTGGTCAGATAGTAATAATCAATATGCTGTTGTTGCACCAGCTGCAGCTGGACAACAGCAAAAATATATTCCTGTTAATTTAAAACCAGAATTCGCGTATAATTCATATCGAGCTGCTGGTGAGCTTGGCGGAGGAGGATCAGGACGAGTTGGCAATTCTATTAACGATTTGTATTATTATTCACAgcataattataataacaataataataacaatgacGGTAAACCGTTTTTATAA
- the LOC124419593 gene encoding probable serine/threonine-protein kinase DDB_G0276461 gives MLDKLIVFYSFIIILNPAIKLCSTEELSKNATSVASTRVRKMRVNSVVKADEDTWQPIIPTHKWLAAKTTLTPAVSVSTTPTHASDLRHSTDLRNSLGNNSKQKHQGYINPQTYHNSAYNHHYQQQQHHRNGNYSKRHIKTSTASSLSSVTSPLLSALPSSSAPTQSLKNIKFRPNIYSTTNHKNIIKNSRGKGKTQPNSHHYQQQQQQLYPLNNIETLYPQIQIPNDIISQVHQQYEAKTEKNLISSKLNLNNIEDVATPTKHHTKTSSSTSANWHYFQQPQFEAKHVISLTPKIDTFNLNTTSKITTSNVKINTFRNGNETDENNEKNFNSSSLRKTQNSFLTNENLIDNHKYQIINTKQHHQHHHYENLLHSGGVKSVTSTFNASDENPIKATKTHSIDTAANAATDDEKNFNGKMLLLRKTLSTTQDFYDNLKNIILSDKNNNSNRSSSDSDVVVDADDYDIYSNEDKNNDDYDLQILNSSPYEMLKESSTTLATILATAINSFSMNNKLLPLTLLNEVQGRQRQIDNVTMNKEVQNVKFKATNETQSQSKLLNLLPTKAQTTTTTTTYSSLSPSTSKSLTAISSGRKVKKVKKKFKKFLLPLVLAYKLKFMALIPLLIGGLTLLVGTTGLAGFFFALFTAVMSLKSGSRNAIVVKKY, from the exons atgttaGACAAACTAATTGTTTtctattcatttattattatattaaatccCGCGATTAAATTATGTTCCACAGAAGAATTAAGCAAAAATGCCACAAGTGTTGCAAGTACAAGAGTACGAAAGATGCGAGTGAACTCTGTAGTTAAAGCTGATGAGGATACGTGGCAACCAATAATACCAACACACAAATGGTTGGCAGCGAAAACAACTTTAACACCAGCAGTGTCGGTGTCAACGACACCAACTCATGCCTCTGACTTAAGGCATAGTACAGATTTAAGAAATAGCTTGGGAAATAATTCAAAACAAAAGCATCAAGGTTATATTAATCCACAGACATATCACAACTCTGCATACAATCATCATTATCAACAGCAACAGCATCATCGTAACGGAAATTATAGTAAACGACATATAAAGACATCAACAGCATCATCTTTATCTTCAGTCACATCACCATTATTATCTGCATTGCCATCATCCTCTGCTCCAACACAgtctttaaaaaacataaaatttaggcCAAATATTTACTCTAcaacaaatcataaaaatattataaaaaacagcaGAGGTAAAGGAAAAACCCAACCCAACTCTCATCattatcagcaacaacaacaacagctttaTCCTTTGAATAATATTGAAACGTTATATCCTCAAATTCAAATACCAAACGATATTATAAGTCAAGTACATCAACAATATGAAGCGAAAACTGAAAAGAACTTAATATCctcaaaactaaatttaaataatatagagGATGTAGCAACACCAACCAAACATCATACAAAAACATCTTCCTCAACATCAGCAAATTGGCATTATTTCCAACAGCCCCAATTCGAGGCAAAACACGTCATTAGTCTAACACCTAAAATTGACACTTTCAATTTGAATACAACGAGTAAAATAACAACATcaaatgtgaaaataaatacGTTTAGAAATGGAAATGAAACAGACGAAAACAATGAAAAGAATTTCAACAGCAGCAgtttaagaaaaacacaaaattcttttttaactaatgaaaatttaatcgaTAATCATAAATACCAAATCATAAATACCAAAcagcatcatcaacatcatcattatgaGAATTTACTTCACAGCGGTGGGGTTAAATCTGTCACATCAACATTCAACGCTTCTGATGAAAATCCCATAAAAGCCACTAAAACTCATTCAATTGACACGGCTGCTAATGCTGCTACAGATGATGAAAAGAATTTCAATGGAAAAATGTTgctattaagaaaaactttaagtaCTACTCAAGACTTTTATGATAATTTAAAGAACATAATCTTGAGTGATAagaataataatagtaatagaaGTAGTAGCGACAGTGATGTCGTTGTTGATGCTGATGATTATGATATATATTCAAATGAGG ATAAAAACAATGATGATTACGACTTGCAAATACTAAACTCTTCACCATATGAAATGCTTAAAGAGTCATCAACAACACTGGCAACAATCTTAGCGACAGCTATAAATTCGTTTAGTATGAATAATAAGTTATTACCTTTAACATTACTAAATGAAGTTCAAGGTCGTCAAAGGCAAATTGATAACGTTACAATGAATAAAGAAgtgcaaaatgttaaatttaaggCGACCAATGAAACGCAATCACAAAGTAAATTATTGAATTTGTTACCCACAAAAGCCCAgacgacgacaacaacaacaacatactcATCGTTATCGCCATCAACATCAAAGTCCTTAACAGCGATTAGTTCCGGTCGTAAAGTGAAAAaggttaaaaagaaatttaaaaaattccttttacCTCTTGTATTGGCCTACAAACTAAAGTTTATGGCTTTAATACCTTTACTAATTGGTGGTCTTACCTTGTTAGTTGGAACAACAGGATTAGCTGGATTTTTCTTTGCTTTATTTACGGCCGTTATGAGTTTGAAATCAGGCAGTCGTAATGCAATTGTGGTAAAGAAGTATTGA
- the LOC111684314 gene encoding uncharacterized protein LOC111684314, translating to MWPKKTFNISQLLIIVFITICVLTTITSASTENISSSSSSSSSSSSSSSSSSTTSLQNAGTRTVLRIYDECTRAEGGFVPCLKKKAISFIDRISYIDAITVADGIKVVRLPGTSLNDLPAIRPMFSENEVESSLSRSGEDRDTKLTNMLVERLSNFFNGHTLQVSFPKLTSEEIGRGLEEGRGKMKKMMSMMMMGMAMKMMGMLPIAMGMLYMLAGKALIISKIALLLAGIMGLKKLLSSKSSGGSSGWSSGGGGGGGGWSSGGGGGGWDRRSLNQAHDLAYRSYTKQLQQQQLKLQQHQQQQPQQQQKSSTEQKL from the exons atgtggCCAAAAAAGACATTTAATATTTCTCAACTATTAATTATAGTGTTTATAACTATTTGTGTTTTAACAACTATCACTAGTGCCAGCACTGAAAATAtctcatcatcatcgtcatcctcTTCCTCCTCTTCCTCCTCTTCGTCATCGTCGTCAACAACATCCTTACAAAATGCTGGCACACGCACAGTGTTACGCATCTATGATGAGTGCACCCGGGCCGAAGGTGGTTTTGTGCCATGTCTTAAGAAAAAGGCCATTTCTTTTATTGATCGTATCTCGTATATTGATGCTATAACCGTGGCCGATGGCATTAAAGTTGTACGACTACCGGGCACCTCATTAAACGATCTACCAGCTATACGTCCTATGTTTAGTGAAAATGAAGTTGAGTCATCGTTATCGCGTTCCGGTGAAGACCGTGATACAAAATTAACGAATATGTTGGTGGAACGTTTAAGTAATTTCTTTAATGGTCATACGTTGCAAGTTAGTTTTCCGAAATTGACTTCGGAGGAAATTGGCCGGGGACTGGAAGAAG gtCGTGgtaaaatgaagaaaatgatGAGCATGATGATGATGGGTATGGCTATGAAAATGATGGGTATGCTGCCAATTGCCATGGGAATGTTGTATATGTTGGCTGGCAAGGCCTTAATTATTTCAAAGATTGCTTTGTTACTGGCGGGTATTATGGGTTTGAAGAAACTACTCTCAAGTAAATCATCGGGCGGCAGTTCCGGTTGGTCTTCTGGTGGAGGCGGTGGTGGTGGCGGTTGGTCTTCAGGTGGTGGCGGTGGTGGTTGGGATAGAAGATCCCTGAATCAGGCTCATGATTTAGCTTATCGTAGTTATACAAAACaattgcaacagcaacaactgaaactacaacaacaccaacaacagcagccacaacagcaacaaaagtcATCAacagaacaaaaattataa